From Yersinia hibernica, a single genomic window includes:
- the holA gene encoding DNA polymerase III subunit delta → MIRVYPEQLVAQLHEGLRACYLLCGNEPLLLQESQDHIRRVAASHNFSEHFSFSLDAHTEWENIFSLCQALSLFASRQILLLNFPDSGLTAAMNEQLVKLSGLLHPDILLILRANKLTKAQENSAWFKALSPNGVVVSCQTPEQAQLPRWVNTRAKNLNLEIDDAAVQLLCYCYEGNLLALSQALERLSLLYPDGKLTLPKVEQAVNDAAHFTPYHWLDALLAGKSKRAWHILQQLQQEDSEPVILLRTLQRELLLLLTLKRRMEQAPLRTLFDQFKVWQNRRPMMTQALQRLSMQQLQQAVHLLAQMEVRLKQDYGESIWPELETLSMLICGKILPESFFDGQ, encoded by the coding sequence ATGATCCGAGTTTACCCTGAACAACTTGTCGCGCAGCTCCATGAGGGGCTGCGCGCTTGTTATCTGTTATGTGGTAACGAACCTTTACTGTTACAGGAGAGTCAGGATCACATTCGCCGTGTGGCAGCATCACATAATTTCAGCGAACACTTCAGTTTTTCACTGGATGCCCACACTGAATGGGAGAATATCTTCAGTCTCTGTCAGGCGCTGAGTTTATTTGCCAGCCGTCAGATACTGCTGTTGAATTTCCCCGACAGTGGATTAACGGCCGCCATGAATGAGCAATTAGTGAAATTATCTGGTCTATTGCACCCAGATATTTTGCTGATATTGCGGGCCAACAAACTCACTAAAGCCCAGGAAAACAGCGCCTGGTTCAAAGCCCTCAGCCCAAATGGTGTGGTCGTCAGTTGCCAGACACCTGAGCAAGCGCAGCTTCCGCGTTGGGTGAACACCCGCGCCAAGAACTTGAATCTAGAAATTGATGATGCTGCTGTCCAGCTACTATGTTACTGCTATGAAGGTAACTTGCTGGCATTATCCCAGGCCTTGGAACGGCTGTCACTGCTTTACCCCGACGGCAAGCTAACACTGCCCAAAGTCGAGCAAGCCGTCAACGATGCTGCACATTTCACCCCTTACCACTGGCTTGATGCCTTGCTGGCCGGGAAAAGCAAACGTGCCTGGCATATTTTGCAACAGTTACAGCAAGAAGACAGTGAACCGGTTATTTTACTGCGCACACTTCAGCGCGAGTTATTGCTGTTGTTAACACTAAAACGCCGGATGGAACAGGCACCTTTGCGAACATTATTTGACCAATTCAAAGTGTGGCAAAATCGCCGTCCGATGATGACTCAAGCACTACAGCGCCTCTCCATGCAACAACTGCAACAAGCCGTGCATTTATTAGCGCAAATGGAGGTTCGCCTAAAACAGGACTATGGCGAGTCGATTTGGCCCGAGTTAGAAACGCTGTCTATGCTGATATGTGGAAAAATTTTACCTGAGAGTTTTTTTGATGGCCAATAA
- the nadD gene encoding nicotinate-nucleotide adenylyltransferase produces the protein MANKSPTRALHALFGGTFDPIHYGHLKPVEALAQQVGLQHIILLPNHVPPHRPQPEANAQQRLKMVELAVAGNPLFSVDSRELLRDSPSFTIDTLESLRKERGAEQPLAFIIGQDSLLSLYKWHRWQSLLDVCHLLVCARPGYSQTLATPELQQWLDDHRVFDSQALSLQPHGAIYLADTPLLDISATDIRHRRHNGESCDDLLPRAVQRYIELQGLYRG, from the coding sequence ATGGCCAATAAATCCCCGACACGCGCCCTGCATGCCCTGTTCGGTGGTACTTTTGATCCGATTCATTATGGCCACTTAAAGCCCGTTGAAGCATTAGCTCAACAAGTGGGTTTGCAACACATTATTTTGTTACCCAATCATGTCCCCCCCCATCGCCCGCAACCTGAAGCTAATGCACAGCAGCGGTTAAAAATGGTCGAACTGGCCGTGGCCGGCAATCCACTGTTCAGTGTTGATTCACGTGAGTTATTGCGCGATAGCCCATCATTCACGATTGATACACTGGAATCACTACGTAAAGAACGTGGTGCTGAACAACCTTTAGCGTTTATTATTGGGCAAGACTCATTATTGTCGCTTTATAAATGGCACCGTTGGCAATCTTTGCTGGATGTGTGCCATTTGTTAGTTTGCGCTCGTCCTGGCTACTCACAAACCCTGGCCACACCTGAGCTACAGCAATGGCTTGATGACCATCGTGTTTTTGACTCACAGGCACTGAGTCTGCAACCACATGGGGCAATCTATCTGGCAGATACACCTTTACTGGATATTTCTGCTACCGACATTCGCCATCGGCGTCATAATGGTGAAAGTTGCGATGATCTGCTGCCGCGTGCTGTACAGCGATATATTGAGTTACAAGGTTTGTATCGCGGCTGA
- the rsfS gene encoding ribosome silencing factor, with protein sequence MQGKALQEFVIDKLDDLKGQDITTLDVQGKSSITDFMIICTGTSTRHVMALADNLVQESRAAGMIPLGIEGQGVSDWVVVDLGEVIVHVMQEESRRMYELEKLWS encoded by the coding sequence TTGCAAGGTAAAGCGCTCCAAGAATTTGTTATCGACAAGCTCGATGATTTGAAAGGCCAAGACATTACGACTCTGGATGTGCAGGGTAAATCCAGTATTACTGATTTTATGATTATCTGTACTGGCACCTCCACTCGCCATGTTATGGCGCTGGCAGATAACCTGGTTCAGGAATCGCGCGCAGCTGGCATGATACCTTTGGGTATTGAGGGTCAAGGTGTCTCTGACTGGGTTGTGGTCGATTTAGGCGAAGTGATTGTGCATGTCATGCAAGAAGAAAGCCGCCGTATGTACGAACTGGAAAAACTCTGGAGCTAA
- the rlmH gene encoding 23S rRNA (pseudouridine(1915)-N(3))-methyltransferase RlmH, translating into MKLQLVAVGTKMPDWVQTGFLDYLRRFPKDMPLELVEIPAGKRGKNADIKRILEKEGELMLAAVGKNNRIVTLDIPGTPWETPQLAQQLERWKQDGRDVSLLIGGPEGLAPACKAAAEQSWSLSPLTLPHPLVRVLVAESLYRAWSITTNHPYHRE; encoded by the coding sequence GTGAAACTGCAACTGGTGGCCGTCGGCACCAAAATGCCAGACTGGGTGCAGACAGGTTTTCTTGATTACCTGCGCCGCTTTCCCAAAGATATGCCCCTCGAGCTGGTAGAGATACCTGCCGGGAAACGGGGCAAAAACGCCGATATCAAACGCATTTTGGAAAAAGAAGGCGAGCTGATGCTGGCAGCGGTTGGCAAAAACAACCGCATTGTTACGTTGGATATCCCAGGAACGCCCTGGGAGACCCCGCAGTTGGCTCAACAATTAGAACGCTGGAAGCAGGATGGCCGTGATGTCAGTCTGCTGATTGGCGGGCCGGAGGGATTAGCCCCAGCCTGTAAAGCCGCCGCCGAGCAGAGCTGGTCGCTCTCTCCGCTGACGCTACCCCATCCTTTAGTGCGCGTTTTGGTGGCTGAGAGCCTCTACCGTGCCTGGAGTATTACGACCAATCACCCCTATCATCGGGAATAA